The following are encoded together in the Lytechinus variegatus isolate NC3 chromosome 19, Lvar_3.0, whole genome shotgun sequence genome:
- the LOC121405676 gene encoding calmodulin-like protein 12 gives MSLFLHRYPALKRDIDLLVIQLRGIYRLHDVNEDGHLDEIEFISAAPSESPSKQSPNHEDAFVLFETFDKNRDARLSFKEVMDTVRSIGSTTLTPIEAIHQFGLIDVDQDGILSFDEFYRSLEVLPQSSTAASEEQ, from the exons ATGTCACTCTTTCTACATCGATATCCAGCCCTTAAAAGGGATATCGATCTACTTGTCATTCAGCTCAGAGGGATCTATAGACTCCATGATGTAAATG AGGATGGTCATTTAGACGAGATCGAATTTATATCAGCTGCTCCATCCGAGAGTCCTTCCAAACAGAGTCCTAATCACGAAGATGCCTTCGTTCTTTTCGAGACGTTCGATAAGAACAGAGACGCGCGATTAAg TTTTAAGGAGGTGATGGACACGGTGCGGAGTATTGGCTCGACCACCTTGACTCCAATCGAAGCAATTCATCAGTTTGGTCTGATTGATGTTGATCAAGATGGCATTTTGTCTTTTGATG AATTTTACAGGTCACTCGAAGTTCTACCACAAAGCTCAACCGCAGCAAGTGAAGAGCAATAA